The Sphingomonas sanxanigenens DSM 19645 = NX02 genome includes a region encoding these proteins:
- a CDS encoding TerD family protein: protein MNELQQGGNAPLTGDSVTVTVDWTAPAGCEVDVSAYLLTETGKVRGDQDMVFYNQNSGGDGAVRYTPGSSPKGSFDLDLSRLPPAIQRIVFCVTIDQAAARRQTLGMVSGARIAVSPRGEAPTVGYVPQLGGASEAAMTFGELYLRNGQWKFRAVGQGFNGGLGPLARSFGIDVADEPAAAPPPPPPPPPPPPPPAAPVSLGKVTLDKPGQAVSLEKRGSSFGEIVVNLNWSRGKKGFFGGGNAVDLDLGCLIEMADGSKGVVQALGRVFGNFRNPPYVELDGDDRTGDVSKGETMRINGQFWNELKRIAIFANIYDGVPNWQQTDGVVSITMPDQPPIEVRMTEGRNNMRLCGVVLLENDRGTLKATRLVDYFRDQSELDQALGWGLRWTAGRKD, encoded by the coding sequence ATGAACGAACTGCAGCAGGGCGGGAATGCGCCGCTGACGGGCGATTCCGTTACAGTGACCGTCGACTGGACGGCGCCAGCGGGCTGCGAGGTCGATGTCTCGGCCTATCTGCTGACCGAGACCGGCAAGGTCCGCGGTGATCAGGACATGGTGTTCTACAACCAGAACAGCGGCGGCGATGGCGCCGTGCGCTATACCCCCGGATCCTCGCCTAAGGGCAGCTTCGATCTCGATCTGTCGCGTCTGCCGCCGGCGATCCAGCGAATCGTATTCTGCGTGACGATCGACCAGGCCGCCGCGCGGCGCCAGACGCTGGGGATGGTTTCGGGGGCGCGCATTGCGGTGTCGCCGCGCGGCGAGGCGCCCACCGTCGGCTATGTGCCCCAGCTCGGCGGCGCCAGCGAGGCGGCGATGACCTTCGGCGAACTCTATCTGCGCAACGGCCAGTGGAAGTTCCGCGCGGTAGGGCAGGGGTTCAACGGCGGCCTCGGGCCGCTCGCGCGCTCGTTCGGAATCGACGTGGCGGACGAACCGGCAGCGGCGCCGCCGCCACCGCCGCCGCCGCCACCTCCACCGCCGCCGCCCGCGGCACCGGTGAGCCTCGGCAAGGTGACGCTCGACAAGCCGGGCCAGGCGGTGAGCCTTGAGAAGCGCGGCAGTTCGTTCGGCGAGATCGTGGTCAACCTGAACTGGTCGCGCGGCAAGAAGGGCTTCTTCGGCGGCGGCAATGCGGTCGATCTCGATCTTGGCTGCCTGATCGAGATGGCGGACGGCTCGAAGGGCGTCGTCCAGGCGCTTGGCCGGGTGTTCGGCAATTTCCGCAATCCGCCCTATGTGGAGCTTGACGGCGACGACCGGACAGGCGACGTCTCCAAGGGTGAGACGATGCGGATCAACGGTCAGTTCTGGAACGAACTCAAGCGGATAGCCATTTTCGCCAACATCTATGATGGCGTTCCGAACTGGCAGCAGACCGATGGCGTAGTGTCGATCACCATGCCCGATCAGCCTCCGATCGAAGTGCGGATGACCGAGGGTCGCAACAACATGCGGCTATGCGGTGTCGTGCTGCTTGAAAATGACCGCGGAACGTTGAAGGCTACGCGCCTGGTCGACTATTTCAGGGACCAGAGCGAGCTCGACCAGGCGCTTGGATGGGGGCTCCGCTGGACGGCGGGCCGCAAGGACTGA
- a CDS encoding TerD family protein, with protein sequence MVSLAKGQTIRLEKSGGGALTRVTMGLGWDVRKAGGLSKFFGGGGGDVDLDASCLLFDRAGQLLDAVWFRQLRSQDGSIVHTGDNRTGAGDGDDEQIIVDLTALPANVVTLIFTVNSFTGDTFDRIENAYCRLVDATTNQELARFDLTGAGDHTGQLMARISRANGDWEMKAIGERTKGRTFHDLMPAITQHL encoded by the coding sequence ATGGTAAGCCTTGCAAAAGGTCAGACGATCCGCCTCGAAAAGTCCGGGGGCGGCGCACTGACGCGCGTCACGATGGGGCTCGGCTGGGACGTCCGCAAGGCGGGCGGGTTGAGCAAATTTTTCGGTGGTGGCGGCGGCGACGTCGATCTCGACGCATCGTGCCTGCTGTTCGATCGCGCGGGCCAGTTGCTCGACGCGGTCTGGTTCCGCCAGCTTCGCAGCCAGGACGGCAGCATCGTTCACACCGGCGACAACCGCACCGGCGCGGGCGATGGCGACGACGAGCAGATCATCGTCGACCTGACGGCGCTGCCGGCGAACGTCGTGACCTTGATCTTCACCGTGAACAGCTTCACGGGCGACACGTTCGACCGGATCGAGAATGCCTATTGCCGGCTCGTCGACGCGACAACCAATCAGGAACTGGCGCGTTTCGACCTGACCGGTGCCGGAGATCACACCGGCCAGCTGATGGCCCGTATATCCCGCGCCAATGGCGATTGGGAGATGAAGGCCATCGGCGAAAGGACGAAGGGCCGCACCTTCCATGATTTGATGCCTGCGATCACGCAGCATCTCTGA
- a CDS encoding arginine N-succinyltransferase — MTALLVRPATHADLDGLVALAGAGGPGLTNLPADPGVMAERLAASDATIASHGGGRAVMLVLADHGHVVGSGMIFPRVGVDWPFYSYRISRHTQRSAVTGGRVSYDTLSLTNDFDGCSEVGGLLVDPAVRRQGAGRLIARARYLFIAQHRDWFGDRIVAELRGVQADGRSPFWDAVGSRFYDMSFEEADRLNGIAGNQMIADLGPRFPIHVNLLSEEARAAIGQPHRDGRKARELLLAEGYREEGYVDIFDAGPTLCAEIDTLAAVRDSRCAPVAAIAAIERQEGTDSLIACGTGAGFRVVRGLVYSVPGGIVIEPAAAEALMLSEGNEVRHVRF; from the coding sequence TTGACCGCGTTGCTCGTTCGTCCCGCCACTCACGCCGACCTCGATGGACTCGTCGCGCTTGCCGGCGCCGGCGGCCCCGGACTGACCAATCTGCCTGCCGACCCCGGCGTCATGGCGGAGCGGCTGGCGGCGAGCGACGCGACGATCGCCAGCCATGGCGGCGGCCGCGCGGTGATGCTGGTGCTGGCGGATCATGGCCATGTCGTCGGCAGCGGCATGATCTTCCCGCGTGTCGGCGTCGACTGGCCGTTCTACAGCTATCGCATCAGCCGGCACACCCAACGTTCTGCGGTGACGGGCGGTCGCGTCTCGTACGACACGCTGAGCCTGACCAACGATTTCGACGGCTGTTCGGAGGTCGGCGGGCTGCTGGTCGATCCGGCCGTGCGGCGGCAGGGCGCGGGCCGGCTGATAGCGCGCGCGCGCTATCTGTTCATCGCCCAGCATCGCGACTGGTTCGGCGACCGCATCGTCGCGGAACTGCGGGGGGTGCAGGCGGATGGCCGCTCGCCCTTCTGGGATGCGGTGGGCAGCCGCTTCTACGACATGAGCTTCGAGGAGGCGGACAGGCTGAACGGCATCGCCGGCAATCAGATGATCGCCGATCTCGGCCCGCGCTTCCCGATCCACGTCAACCTTCTGTCGGAAGAGGCCCGTGCCGCGATCGGCCAGCCGCATCGGGATGGACGCAAGGCGCGTGAGCTGCTGCTGGCAGAAGGCTATCGCGAGGAAGGCTATGTCGACATTTTCGATGCCGGCCCCACCTTGTGCGCGGAGATCGACACGCTCGCCGCGGTGCGCGACAGCCGCTGCGCGCCGGTGGCCGCAATCGCTGCGATCGAACGGCAGGAGGGGACCGACTCGCTGATCGCTTGCGGAACCGGCGCCGGCTTTCGCGTCGTGCGCGGCCTGGTCTATTCGGTGCCCGGAGGCATCGTGATCGAGCCCGCCGCCGCCGAAGCGCTGATGTTGAGTGAAGGAAATGAGGTCCGCCATGTCCGATTCTGA
- the astD gene encoding succinylglutamate-semialdehyde dehydrogenase has translation MSDSEPAEIVSTDPITGELLWRGAPARRDEIDAAVAAARHESRSWRRVPLDDRIAIVRGFAEQVAARREAFARLIARETGKPYWEALTEADSVRAKVEISITAQAERAGRRESETAGVRAVLRHRPHGVLTVLGPYNFPAHLPNGHIVPALLAGNVVIFKPSEKAPATGLFMASLWHAAGLPPHALSVLNGDGETGKALVGHDGVDGVLFTGGVTAGQAIHHALADQPHKIVALELGGNAPLVVTEPADPEAAAHLIVQSAYISAGQRCSCARRLIVPEGAFGDSVIAALLAVVDRIRVDEPFADPPPFMSALVDNAAADAILAGQDRMIAAGAVALRRSERIAASKPLLTPGLLDVTNQSDREDREYFGPLLQLVRVADFDAALAEANATRFGLSAGLIGGGEEDYARFQDEIRAGVVNWNRPTTGAASSAPFGGVGVSGNHRPSAYYAADYCAYPVASLEADAARFRIETGLTA, from the coding sequence ATGTCCGATTCTGAACCCGCCGAGATCGTTTCGACCGATCCGATCACCGGGGAACTGCTGTGGCGCGGCGCACCGGCACGACGCGATGAGATCGACGCAGCGGTGGCGGCGGCGCGGCACGAGTCTCGCAGCTGGCGGCGCGTGCCGCTGGACGATCGGATCGCGATCGTGCGCGGCTTCGCGGAGCAGGTGGCGGCGCGGCGCGAGGCGTTCGCGCGGCTGATCGCGCGCGAGACCGGCAAGCCCTATTGGGAAGCGCTGACCGAAGCGGACAGCGTGCGCGCAAAGGTGGAAATCAGCATCACCGCGCAGGCCGAGCGCGCCGGGCGCCGTGAGAGCGAGACGGCGGGTGTCCGCGCGGTGCTGCGCCACCGCCCGCACGGCGTGCTGACCGTGCTCGGGCCCTATAATTTTCCCGCGCATCTGCCCAACGGCCACATCGTGCCGGCGCTGCTCGCGGGCAATGTCGTGATCTTCAAGCCGAGCGAGAAGGCGCCGGCGACGGGTCTGTTCATGGCGAGCCTGTGGCACGCAGCCGGCCTGCCGCCGCACGCGCTGAGCGTGCTCAACGGCGATGGCGAGACCGGCAAGGCGCTGGTCGGCCATGATGGGGTGGACGGCGTGCTGTTCACCGGCGGCGTCACCGCAGGCCAGGCGATCCACCATGCGCTGGCGGACCAGCCGCACAAGATCGTTGCGCTCGAACTGGGCGGCAACGCACCGTTGGTCGTCACCGAGCCCGCGGATCCGGAGGCTGCGGCGCATCTCATCGTTCAATCCGCCTATATCTCGGCAGGGCAGCGCTGCTCGTGCGCACGCCGGCTGATCGTGCCGGAGGGGGCGTTCGGCGACAGCGTGATCGCGGCGCTGCTGGCGGTGGTCGATCGCATTCGCGTCGACGAACCCTTCGCCGATCCGCCCCCCTTCATGAGCGCGCTGGTCGACAATGCGGCCGCCGATGCGATCCTGGCAGGTCAGGACCGGATGATCGCCGCGGGCGCCGTCGCGCTGCGCCGGTCGGAGCGGATCGCTGCGAGCAAGCCGCTGCTGACGCCGGGGCTGCTCGACGTGACCAACCAGAGCGACCGCGAGGATCGCGAATATTTCGGCCCCCTCCTCCAGCTCGTCCGCGTCGCCGATTTCGACGCGGCGCTGGCGGAAGCCAACGCCACGCGCTTCGGCCTGTCCGCCGGGCTGATCGGCGGCGGCGAGGAGGATTATGCCCGCTTCCAGGACGAGATCCGCGCGGGCGTGGTCAACTGGAACCGGCCGACCACGGGCGCGGCGTCCTCGGCGCCGTTCGGCGGCGTCGGCGTGTCGGGTAATCACCGGCCGAGCGCCTATTATGCCGCCGACTATTGCGCCTATCCGGTCGCCAGCCTCGAAGCGGACGCGGCGCGCTTCCGGATCGAGACGGGGCTGACCGCATGA
- a CDS encoding N-succinylarginine dihydrolase, whose protein sequence is MTAPPQPVREINFDGLVGPMHNYAGLSLGNIASASNAGKTAAPRMAALQGLAKMRRLMERGLLQGFLPPLRRPAVGLLRKLGFAGDDATVLATVAAEDPVLFNNACSASSMWTANAATVIAGADSADGRVHLVTANLATMLHRSIEHGETEANLRRIFRDERRFAVHAALAPANHFADEGAANHMRVAPTRGERGTNIFVHAPATEGRFPGRQSPRAGQAVARIAGLFHAIHTPQAGTAIEAGAFHNDVVAVANESVLFAHHQAFDDRDRLFESLAHALPGIHIVETETVPLASAIGSYLFNSQLLTMPEGHMALVLPAETQADPAVKAAIDAVVAGNNPINEAIIVDVRESMRNGGGPACLRLRVPVSEAAIAGIDPAFLLTEARWEQLHALVERYWPEHIAPEDLAEPDLWAAAAAAHDALEAWLAA, encoded by the coding sequence ATGACGGCCCCGCCACAGCCGGTGCGCGAGATCAATTTCGACGGGCTGGTCGGCCCGATGCACAATTATGCCGGGCTGTCGCTCGGCAACATCGCCAGCGCGAGCAACGCCGGCAAGACCGCCGCGCCGCGGATGGCGGCGCTGCAGGGGCTGGCCAAAATGCGCCGGCTGATGGAGCGCGGGCTGCTGCAGGGCTTCCTGCCGCCGCTGCGCCGTCCGGCGGTGGGCCTGCTGCGCAAGCTGGGTTTCGCCGGCGACGACGCGACGGTGCTCGCGACGGTCGCGGCCGAGGATCCGGTGCTGTTCAACAATGCCTGCTCCGCCTCCTCGATGTGGACCGCCAACGCCGCGACGGTGATCGCGGGTGCGGACAGCGCCGACGGGCGCGTCCATCTGGTCACCGCCAACCTCGCGACGATGCTCCACCGCAGCATCGAGCATGGCGAGACCGAGGCCAATCTGCGCCGCATCTTCCGCGACGAGCGCCGGTTCGCGGTGCATGCGGCGCTGGCGCCCGCCAATCACTTCGCCGATGAGGGGGCTGCCAATCATATGCGCGTCGCCCCGACGCGTGGCGAACGCGGCACCAACATCTTCGTCCACGCCCCCGCCACCGAAGGCCGTTTCCCCGGCCGGCAGAGCCCGCGCGCGGGGCAGGCGGTGGCACGGATCGCCGGGCTCTTCCATGCGATCCACACCCCGCAGGCGGGCACGGCGATCGAGGCCGGCGCCTTCCACAACGATGTCGTCGCGGTCGCCAACGAGAGCGTGCTGTTCGCGCATCATCAGGCGTTCGACGATCGCGACCGGCTGTTCGAAAGCCTCGCCCACGCGCTCCCCGGCATCCACATCGTCGAGACCGAAACCGTCCCGCTCGCCTCTGCGATCGGCAGCTATCTGTTCAACTCGCAGCTTCTGACGATGCCGGAAGGGCATATGGCGCTGGTGCTGCCCGCAGAAACGCAGGCCGATCCGGCGGTGAAGGCGGCGATCGATGCGGTGGTCGCGGGCAACAACCCGATCAACGAGGCGATCATCGTCGACGTGCGCGAGTCGATGCGCAATGGCGGCGGCCCGGCCTGCCTGCGGCTGCGCGTGCCGGTGAGCGAGGCGGCGATCGCCGGCATCGACCCCGCCTTCCTGCTGACCGAGGCGCGCTGGGAGCAGCTTCATGCGCTGGTCGAGCGTTACTGGCCCGAGCATATCGCCCCCGAGGATCTCGCCGAACCCGATCTGTGGGCGGCGGCAGCGGCCGCGCATGACGCGCTGGAGGCGTGGCTCGCGGCATGA
- a CDS encoding dienelactone hydrolase family protein: MIDKSVRDAAIALYDRFTHVDHDRRAFMADLTRLAGSAAAANVLLATIAADPAAAAIVAADDPRITGTATQWPVAGGRVMKGYRARPAKANGKLGGVLVIHENRGLNEHIRDVARRVALAGFDALAPDFLSISGGTPADEDAARTAIGALDLATAVADGAATIAWLGTQPGANGKVGAMGFCWGGAMTNRLAVAAGPALTAAVPYYGPAPDPAEAPRVKAAMLLHYAGNDERVNKTAQPWIDALKAAGVQTEAYFYAGASHAFNNDTSAERYDKATADLAWGRTLAFLESRLDG; the protein is encoded by the coding sequence ATGATCGACAAGTCAGTCCGCGATGCCGCGATCGCGCTCTACGACCGCTTCACCCATGTCGATCATGATCGGCGCGCCTTCATGGCGGATCTGACCAGGCTGGCCGGCAGCGCCGCCGCCGCCAATGTGCTGCTGGCGACGATCGCAGCCGACCCCGCCGCTGCCGCGATCGTCGCCGCCGACGATCCGCGCATCACGGGTACCGCGACGCAATGGCCGGTCGCCGGAGGGCGCGTGATGAAGGGTTATCGCGCGCGTCCGGCCAAGGCGAACGGCAAGCTTGGCGGCGTGCTGGTGATCCATGAGAATCGCGGGCTGAACGAGCACATCCGCGACGTCGCACGCAGGGTCGCGCTGGCGGGGTTCGACGCGCTGGCGCCGGATTTCCTCAGCATCTCGGGCGGCACGCCAGCGGACGAGGATGCCGCGCGCACCGCGATCGGCGCGCTGGATCTGGCAACCGCGGTGGCGGACGGCGCCGCCACGATCGCCTGGCTCGGCACGCAGCCCGGCGCCAACGGCAAGGTCGGCGCGATGGGCTTCTGCTGGGGCGGTGCGATGACCAACCGGCTGGCGGTCGCCGCCGGCCCCGCCCTGACCGCCGCCGTCCCCTATTACGGCCCCGCCCCCGACCCCGCCGAGGCGCCCCGGGTCAAGGCGGCGATGCTGCTGCACTATGCCGGCAATGACGAGCGGGTGAACAAGACCGCGCAGCCGTGGATCGACGCGCTCAAGGCGGCCGGCGTGCAGACCGAGGCCTATTTCTATGCGGGCGCCAGCCACGCCTTCAACAACGACACGTCGGCCGAGCGCTATGACAAGGCGACCGCCGACCTGGCGTGGGGTCGTACCCTGGCCTTCCTTGAATCCCGACTCGACGGCTGA
- a CDS encoding glutathione S-transferase family protein — translation MAGKIDFYYNPQSRAAVTRWALEEAGADYEIKPVTFDGGDGLDSRSDEFLAINPMGKIPTLVLDDGTVLTENGAIIAWLADAYPDAGLAPPAGSPERGTMYRWLFFIGSCFEPAMTDRMMRPNSAINPRSLGWGDYDQVVDTLEKALAEGPWLLGDRFSAADIYVAASLGWAGMFGAPRIKESAVIQDYVARAQARPAAQRANGG, via the coding sequence ATGGCCGGAAAGATCGATTTCTACTACAATCCGCAAAGCCGCGCGGCGGTGACGCGCTGGGCGCTGGAGGAAGCCGGCGCCGATTATGAGATCAAGCCGGTGACGTTCGACGGCGGCGACGGGCTCGACTCGCGGTCGGACGAATTCCTCGCGATCAACCCGATGGGGAAGATTCCGACGCTGGTGCTCGACGACGGCACCGTTCTGACCGAGAATGGCGCGATCATCGCGTGGCTGGCCGACGCCTACCCCGACGCCGGTCTTGCGCCGCCCGCGGGCAGCCCGGAACGCGGGACGATGTATCGCTGGCTGTTCTTCATCGGCAGCTGCTTCGAACCTGCGATGACCGATCGGATGATGCGGCCCAATTCAGCGATCAACCCGCGCTCGCTGGGCTGGGGCGATTATGACCAAGTCGTCGATACGCTGGAAAAGGCGCTTGCGGAGGGGCCATGGCTGCTGGGCGACAGGTTCAGCGCGGCGGACATCTATGTCGCCGCATCGCTCGGCTGGGCCGGCATGTTCGGGGCGCCGCGGATCAAGGAAAGCGCGGTGATCCAGGATTATGTGGCCCGCGCCCAGGCACGGCCCGCGGCGCAGCGGGCGAATGGGGGGTGA
- a CDS encoding Bax inhibitor-1/YccA family protein yields MANWSDPRSPAAGAGARPGAGAGARDVDFDAGLRKYMLSVYNYMALGVLLTGTVALFFATSGMAASIFGSPGILKYIIMFAPLAFIMVLSFGINRLSTGAMQALFWAFAAIMGISMSTIFIRYTGPSIALTFFSTTAAFAGLSLYGYTTKRDLSGFRTFLIMGLVGLIVASILNIFLGSGTLSFVISAVGVLLFAGLTAYDTQRIKSIYYQVQGTDFLGKAVIMGALNLYLDFVNMFQFLLSFLGSRD; encoded by the coding sequence ATGGCAAACTGGTCTGACCCGAGGTCGCCCGCGGCTGGCGCTGGAGCCAGGCCCGGAGCGGGCGCAGGTGCACGTGACGTCGATTTCGACGCCGGCCTGCGCAAGTACATGCTGTCGGTCTACAATTATATGGCGCTGGGCGTGCTGCTTACCGGCACGGTCGCGCTGTTCTTCGCGACGTCCGGTATGGCGGCGTCGATCTTCGGCAGCCCCGGCATCCTCAAATATATCATCATGTTTGCGCCGCTGGCGTTCATCATGGTGCTGAGCTTCGGCATCAACCGCCTGTCGACGGGCGCGATGCAGGCGCTGTTCTGGGCGTTCGCGGCGATCATGGGCATCTCGATGTCCACGATCTTCATCCGCTACACCGGCCCGTCGATCGCGCTGACCTTCTTCTCGACGACGGCGGCATTCGCGGGCCTCAGCCTCTATGGTTACACCACCAAGCGTGACCTGTCGGGCTTTCGCACCTTCCTGATCATGGGTCTCGTCGGCCTGATCGTTGCGTCGATCCTGAACATCTTCCTCGGTTCGGGCACGCTGTCGTTCGTGATCAGCGCGGTTGGCGTGCTGCTGTTCGCCGGCCTTACTGCCTATGACACGCAGCGCATCAAGAGCATCTACTACCAGGTCCAGGGTACCGATTTCCTGGGCAAGGCGGTGATCATGGGTGCGTTGAACCTGTATCTGGACTTCGTGAACATGTTCCAGTTCCTGCTGAGCTTCCTCGGCAGCCGCGACTGA
- the thpR gene encoding RNA 2',3'-cyclic phosphodiesterase, translated as MHRLFVALRPPPPIRSALIDAMGGVPGARWQDDDQLHITLRFIGEVDRHRAEDIATALGSVSALPFELALDGVGQFDRRGVVDTLWVGVRPHDQVAALHRKVDQAVQRAGMPPEGRAYIPHITVARFGRTCGAIDGFVVNAAAVMGLRFTVEHFMLFESTIGSDGARYDAIDRYHLR; from the coding sequence ATGCACCGCCTCTTCGTCGCACTACGCCCGCCACCGCCAATACGTTCCGCACTGATCGATGCGATGGGCGGCGTCCCCGGCGCGCGCTGGCAGGATGACGACCAGTTGCACATCACCTTGCGCTTCATCGGCGAGGTCGATCGGCACCGCGCAGAGGATATCGCGACCGCGCTGGGTTCGGTTTCCGCCCTTCCCTTCGAGCTCGCGCTCGACGGCGTCGGCCAGTTCGACCGGCGCGGCGTGGTGGATACGTTGTGGGTGGGCGTGCGCCCGCACGATCAGGTCGCGGCGCTTCACCGCAAGGTGGATCAGGCCGTACAGCGCGCCGGTATGCCTCCCGAGGGACGCGCCTATATCCCGCACATCACGGTCGCCCGCTTCGGACGGACCTGCGGGGCGATCGACGGCTTCGTCGTCAATGCCGCGGCGGTGATGGGGCTGCGCTTCACCGTCGAGCATTTCATGCTGTTTGAAAGCACGATCGGCAGCGACGGCGCGCGCTACGATGCGATCGACCGCTACCACCTGCGTTGA
- a CDS encoding low molecular weight protein-tyrosine-phosphatase — translation MTESVLFVCLGNICRSPLAEAALHAEAERRGLDLLVDSAGTGGWHAGDAPDRRAQAVARRNGVDISGLRARQVTPGDFRRFDRIVALDPQNLGDLRRIRPADATADLSLLLDHVPGRAGEAVADPYYGDDAGFDVTWADVTAGARALADAIGQRRW, via the coding sequence ATGACCGAATCGGTGCTGTTCGTCTGCCTCGGCAATATCTGCCGGTCACCGCTCGCCGAAGCCGCGCTGCACGCCGAGGCGGAGCGACGCGGGCTCGACCTGCTGGTCGATTCCGCGGGCACCGGCGGCTGGCACGCGGGAGACGCGCCGGACCGGCGCGCGCAGGCGGTGGCGCGCCGCAATGGCGTCGACATCTCCGGGCTGCGGGCGCGGCAGGTGACGCCGGGCGATTTTCGCCGCTTCGACCGGATCGTCGCGCTCGACCCGCAGAACCTCGGCGACCTGCGGCGCATCCGCCCCGCCGACGCCACCGCCGACCTTTCGCTGCTGCTCGACCATGTGCCGGGCCGCGCCGGCGAGGCGGTGGCCGATCCCTATTATGGCGATGATGCGGGGTTCGACGTCACCTGGGCGGACGTCACCGCCGGCGCCCGCGCGCTCGCCGACGCGATCGGTCAACGCAGGTGGTAG
- a CDS encoding MFS transporter, translated as MAATDARPDLRYAWYGLTVLVIVYMLNFIDRQILSILAEEVKRDLGLDDADLGFLYGTAFGVFYALFGIPLGRLADNVSRVRLMAVGLALWSAMTAVSGLVRSGGELAAARIGVGIGEATASPCAYSLLSDWFPREKRATALAIYSSGLYLGGGLSLFLGGAIVAQWSAAFPGDGPLGLKGWQAAFLAVGLPGMLLALWVATLREPVRGLSDGIVTPAAPHPFRLFAAELLTIIPPLTLLGAARNGTRALIANIAGLVAIAAIATGFIALTGDVAQWTAIGIGAYAVLSWASALRHRDKPTFALIVGTPAFLLVVMGYGLIAFLAYSVSFWAAPYALRVLGAEPHFAGLWLGSAGALGGFLGVVLGGRLADRLRLHNPGGRLLVALIGAVAPPPLVAIAFTTGSSTLFFVLALPLHILSSCALGACAATTQDLVLPRMRGTATATFFIGTTLIGLALGPYAAGKVSAVSGSLSIGMLALLAATPISIACLWLAYRRLPAAEASREARARAAGEAI; from the coding sequence ATGGCCGCCACCGATGCACGCCCCGATCTGCGCTATGCCTGGTATGGGCTGACCGTCCTCGTCATCGTCTACATGCTCAACTTCATCGACCGGCAGATCCTGTCGATCCTCGCCGAGGAGGTGAAGCGTGACCTCGGTCTCGACGATGCCGATCTCGGCTTCCTCTATGGCACGGCGTTCGGCGTTTTCTACGCGCTGTTCGGCATTCCCCTCGGGCGGCTGGCGGACAATGTCAGCCGGGTGCGGCTGATGGCGGTCGGGCTCGCGCTCTGGTCGGCGATGACCGCGGTCAGCGGGCTGGTGCGCTCGGGCGGCGAACTGGCGGCGGCGCGCATCGGCGTCGGCATCGGCGAGGCCACCGCATCGCCCTGCGCCTATTCGCTGCTTTCCGACTGGTTCCCGCGGGAGAAGCGCGCGACCGCGCTCGCGATCTATTCGTCGGGGCTCTACCTGGGCGGCGGCCTCTCGCTGTTCCTCGGCGGCGCGATCGTCGCGCAATGGAGCGCGGCCTTCCCGGGCGATGGCCCGCTGGGGCTCAAGGGGTGGCAGGCTGCGTTCCTCGCGGTGGGGCTGCCGGGGATGCTGCTCGCGCTGTGGGTCGCCACCCTGCGCGAACCGGTGCGCGGACTGTCGGACGGGATCGTGACGCCGGCGGCACCGCACCCCTTCCGCCTGTTCGCCGCCGAACTGCTGACGATCATCCCGCCGCTGACCTTGCTGGGCGCCGCGCGCAACGGCACCCGCGCGCTCATCGCCAACATCGCGGGGCTGGTCGCGATCGCCGCGATCGCGACCGGATTCATCGCGCTGACCGGCGATGTCGCGCAATGGACCGCGATCGGCATCGGCGCCTATGCCGTGCTGAGCTGGGCGAGCGCGCTGCGCCACCGCGACAAGCCGACCTTCGCGCTGATCGTCGGCACACCCGCCTTCCTGCTGGTGGTGATGGGCTATGGCCTGATCGCGTTCCTCGCTTATTCGGTCAGCTTCTGGGCCGCGCCCTATGCGCTGCGGGTGCTGGGGGCCGAGCCACATTTCGCGGGGCTGTGGCTGGGCAGCGCGGGCGCGCTGGGCGGGTTCCTCGGCGTCGTTCTGGGCGGCCGGCTCGCCGATCGGCTGCGGTTGCACAATCCCGGCGGCCGGCTGCTCGTCGCGCTGATCGGCGCGGTGGCGCCGCCGCCGCTGGTGGCGATCGCCTTCACCACCGGCAGTTCGACGCTGTTCTTCGTGCTGGCGCTGCCCTTGCACATCCTCTCGTCCTGCGCGCTCGGTGCATGCGCGGCGACGACGCAGGATCTGGTGCTGCCGCGGATGCGCGGCACCGCTACCGCGACCTTCTTCATCGGTACGACGCTAATCGGCCTCGCGCTCGGGCCCTATGCGGCGGGCAAGGTCTCCGCAGTCAGCGGCAGTCTATCGATCGGCATGCTCGCCTTGCTGGCGGCAACGCCGATCTCGATCGCGTGCCTATGGCTCGCCTATCGGCGGCTGCCCGCGGCAGAAGCCAGCCGCGAGGCGCGCGCACGGGCGGCGGGCGAGGCGATCTGA
- a CDS encoding DUF2061 domain-containing protein — protein sequence MSRDIAKTLSFLSVHLVVGFTVAYLLTGSIAVAGGIALIEPCVNAVAFYFHDRAWSRDWSGFSLRDLIHVHGHAREPGMA from the coding sequence ATGTCGCGGGATATTGCCAAGACGCTGAGTTTTCTGTCCGTCCACCTCGTGGTGGGGTTCACGGTCGCCTATCTGCTGACGGGCTCGATTGCGGTCGCAGGCGGTATCGCGCTGATCGAGCCGTGCGTGAATGCAGTGGCGTTCTATTTTCACGATCGCGCATGGTCGCGCGACTGGAGCGGCTTTTCGTTGCGCGACCTGATCCATGTCCATGGTCATGCGCGGGAGCCCGGAATGGCGTGA